The following proteins are co-located in the Pseudodesulfovibrio alkaliphilus genome:
- a CDS encoding ABC transporter ATP-binding protein produces MTEERRTIVRVVGVTKSFTMGKVEVRALKGVDLEIFAGEYISIMGPSGSGKSTLFNMIGGLDKPSDGKVFIDEVDISQLDAYELAWLRNRKIGYIFQTFNLIPVMSALENVTLPMTFAGMNADDAQDKGIELLRLVGLGERFQHKPLELSGGQQQRVAVARSLANDPAIILADEPTGNLDLTTGEEIIDLLRMLSQERGVTIISATHDYKMLNVSDRVVWVRDGVVDRIERREELKITVGGIGGKERVRNGEREAAGEGGRA; encoded by the coding sequence ATGACCGAAGAGAGGCGCACCATCGTCCGGGTCGTGGGCGTGACCAAGAGCTTCACCATGGGCAAGGTGGAGGTCAGGGCTCTCAAGGGCGTGGATCTCGAAATATTCGCGGGCGAGTACATTTCCATCATGGGGCCGTCAGGTTCGGGCAAATCGACTCTCTTCAACATGATCGGCGGTCTGGACAAACCCAGCGACGGCAAGGTCTTCATCGACGAGGTGGACATCTCCCAGCTCGACGCCTACGAGCTGGCCTGGTTGCGCAACCGCAAGATCGGCTACATCTTTCAGACCTTCAACCTGATCCCGGTCATGTCCGCCCTGGAGAACGTGACCCTGCCCATGACCTTTGCCGGCATGAACGCGGACGACGCGCAGGACAAGGGCATCGAGCTGCTCAGGCTGGTGGGGCTTGGCGAGCGTTTTCAGCACAAGCCGCTGGAGCTTTCCGGCGGGCAGCAGCAGCGCGTGGCCGTGGCAAGATCCCTGGCCAACGATCCGGCCATCATCCTGGCCGACGAGCCCACGGGCAACCTCGACCTGACCACGGGCGAGGAGATCATCGATTTGTTGCGGATGCTCTCCCAGGAGCGCGGAGTGACCATCATCTCCGCCACCCATGACTACAAGATGCTCAACGTGTCCGACAGGGTGGTCTGGGTGCGCGACGGCGTGGTGGACCGTATTGAACGGCGCGAGGAACTCAAGATCACCGTGGGCGGCATCGGCGGCAAGGAGCGCGTTCGGAACGGGGAGCGCGAAGCCGCCGGGGAGGGGGGGCGGGCATGA
- a CDS encoding polysaccharide deacetylase family protein has translation MIVKTAVSALWCAPQSLLEEGLRRLDALFAQAGPGVEVFFRADDVAAPGEACARMLKTFSRHGVPLHLAVTPAWLTPARWKVLRRWAGDGEQWCWHQHGWRHVNHQRTGRKGEFGDGRTLEAKRADLARGRTRLEAIMGAWFSPVFTPPWNRFDAQTAGLLHEAGYVAVSRWAGAQRTVPTPEGLPDIAVNVDLHTRREPDPAEGLEALLREVGAALASGRAGFMLHHQRMNDAAFIFLDRCLSAVAASRLAAIRLDRPGPS, from the coding sequence ATGATCGTCAAGACCGCTGTTTCCGCGCTCTGGTGTGCCCCCCAATCCCTGCTGGAGGAAGGGTTGCGCCGTCTGGACGCGCTCTTTGCCCAGGCCGGGCCGGGCGTTGAGGTCTTTTTTCGCGCCGACGACGTGGCCGCTCCGGGCGAGGCGTGCGCCCGGATGCTTAAGACGTTCTCCCGTCACGGGGTGCCCCTGCACCTGGCCGTGACCCCGGCCTGGCTGACCCCGGCCCGCTGGAAGGTGCTGCGCCGATGGGCTGGGGATGGGGAACAGTGGTGCTGGCACCAGCACGGCTGGCGTCACGTCAACCATCAGCGCACCGGGCGCAAGGGCGAGTTCGGCGACGGGCGGACCCTTGAGGCCAAGCGGGCCGATCTGGCCCGTGGGCGCACTCGGCTCGAAGCGATTATGGGGGCGTGGTTCAGCCCGGTCTTCACCCCGCCGTGGAATCGTTTCGACGCCCAGACGGCGGGACTGCTGCATGAGGCCGGGTATGTGGCCGTGTCGCGCTGGGCCGGAGCGCAGCGCACGGTGCCCACGCCCGAGGGCTTGCCCGACATCGCGGTCAACGTGGACCTGCACACCCGGCGCGAGCCCGATCCGGCCGAGGGGCTGGAGGCTCTGCTCCGTGAGGTCGGCGCTGCCCTGGCCTCGGGGCGAGCGGGGTTCATGCTCCACCACCAGCGCATGAACGATGCGGCCTTCATTTTTCTCGACCGATGCCTGTCGGCCGTGGCTGCGTCCAGGCTCGCGGCCATCAGGCTGGACAGGCCCGGTCCATCGTGA
- a CDS encoding ABC transporter permease: MDRPKGRIDRLITLSFAKSLQISFQSLRVRFFRSMITVSSLVLAVSFLAFVLVNLDVASGLLAHGGSDAAAALSAAGYDVDMEGGGVSMAAKERWIVFLSLLVCTVGIVNAQLMSVTERFSEIGVMKCLGALDSMILRLFLLEAAMQGLAGSLAGALLGSLFSLLAGAVRFGLVAWTDVSWLGVLGSVGLSTLAGCLLSLLGVLYPALMAAHMEPIKAIRAEH, encoded by the coding sequence ATGGACAGGCCAAAGGGGCGCATCGATCGGCTGATCACCCTTTCTTTTGCCAAGTCGCTCCAAATCAGTTTTCAGAGTCTGCGGGTGCGGTTTTTCCGGTCCATGATCACGGTGTCGAGCCTGGTTTTGGCCGTGTCGTTCCTGGCCTTTGTGCTGGTCAATCTGGACGTGGCCTCCGGGCTGCTCGCCCACGGCGGCAGCGACGCGGCTGCGGCACTGTCGGCGGCCGGTTACGACGTGGACATGGAGGGCGGCGGAGTGAGCATGGCGGCCAAGGAGCGGTGGATCGTCTTCCTCTCGCTCTTGGTCTGCACCGTGGGCATCGTCAACGCCCAGCTCATGTCCGTGACCGAGCGGTTTTCCGAGATAGGGGTGATGAAGTGCCTGGGGGCGCTCGACTCCATGATTCTGCGCCTCTTCCTGCTTGAGGCGGCCATGCAGGGGTTGGCCGGATCTTTGGCCGGGGCCCTGCTGGGCAGCCTGTTCTCGCTGCTCGCCGGGGCGGTCCGTTTCGGGCTGGTAGCCTGGACCGATGTTTCCTGGCTTGGCGTTCTCGGTTCCGTGGGGCTGTCCACCCTGGCCGGGTGTCTGCTCAGTCTGCTCGGGGTGCTTTATCCGGCCCTGATGGCCGCCCATATGGAGCCCATCAAGGCCATCAGGGCCGAACACTAG
- the dapF gene encoding diaminopimelate epimerase, producing MSIFGESVPFHKMQGCGNDFVVIDNRSVHVPEAAMADWARKICARAFGVGADGIFFLDDAQDPAQDYRWHFFNSDGSRAEMCGNASRCAGKLAHALGLAPAEHVFGTDAGPIRAKVLLDGPDAGRVRVRLTPPKGIETGISLNVDAAPMTVHFADTGVPHAVVLVDDVASVNVRELGRKLRFHERFAPAGTNVNFAQIKDRSTLLLRTYERGVEDETYACGTGACATQLVAHTLGLTDARADLTTTGGEVLTVILDDGEIHLQGAAELTFKGELYLKPLGLKR from the coding sequence ATGAGCATCTTCGGCGAGAGCGTCCCCTTCCACAAGATGCAGGGATGCGGCAACGATTTCGTGGTCATAGACAACCGCAGCGTCCATGTGCCTGAGGCGGCCATGGCCGACTGGGCCAGAAAGATCTGCGCCCGCGCCTTTGGCGTCGGGGCCGACGGGATATTCTTCCTCGACGACGCCCAAGACCCCGCCCAGGACTACCGCTGGCACTTCTTCAACTCCGACGGCTCCCGGGCCGAGATGTGCGGCAACGCCTCGCGCTGCGCGGGCAAACTGGCCCACGCCCTGGGACTGGCCCCTGCCGAACACGTCTTCGGCACCGACGCCGGCCCCATCCGGGCCAAGGTGCTTCTGGACGGCCCCGACGCCGGACGCGTCAGGGTGCGGCTCACTCCGCCCAAAGGCATTGAGACCGGCATCTCCCTCAATGTGGACGCAGCCCCCATGACCGTACATTTCGCCGACACCGGCGTACCCCACGCCGTGGTCCTGGTGGACGACGTGGCCTCGGTCAACGTCAGGGAACTCGGCAGAAAGCTGCGTTTCCACGAGCGCTTCGCCCCTGCCGGAACCAACGTCAACTTCGCCCAGATCAAGGACCGCTCCACCCTGCTCCTGCGCACCTACGAGCGCGGCGTGGAAGACGAAACCTACGCCTGCGGCACCGGAGCCTGCGCCACTCAACTGGTGGCCCACACCCTGGGCCTGACCGACGCCCGCGCCGATCTGACCACCACTGGCGGCGAAGTCCTGACCGTCATCCTCGATGACGGCGAAATCCACCTCCAAGGCGCGGCAGAACTCACCTTCAAGGGCGAGCTGTACCTCAAGCCCCTCGGCCTGAAGCGATAG